A DNA window from Calliphora vicina chromosome 1, idCalVici1.1, whole genome shotgun sequence contains the following coding sequences:
- the krz gene encoding beta-arrestin-1, with protein MNNLSTNNGGGGGGGNSSSNSANNGTGIRPSSANDESGGGGAAGGDTDASSRRQATRVFKKSSSNGKITVYLGKRDFVDHSTHVDPIDGVVFIDPEYVKDRKVFGQVLAAFRYGREDLDVLGLTFRKDLYLAHEQIYPQTQTERPLTRLQERLIKKLGPNAYPFYFEVPPYCPASVSLQPAPGDTGKSCGVDYELKAFVGEQIDDKPHKRNSVRLTIRKVMYAPSKVGEQPSIEVSKEFMMKPNKIHLEASLDKELYHHGEKISINVHVANNSNRTVKKIKVYVRQFADICLFSTAQYKSVVAETESEDGCQVLPGFTLSKVFELCPLLANNKDKWGLALDGQLKHEDTNLASSTLITNPAQRESLGIIVHYKVKVKLLISGPLLGGDLVAELPFTLMHPKPEEEENPLLSDKSPRQSIRDNQLVVVAAEDANSNSTTAGVQEVPTTTNLIQLDDDDAQDDDIIFEDFARLRLKGAETEA; from the exons ATGAATAATCTAAGCACCAATAATGGAggcggtggtggtggtggcAATAGCAGCAGTAATAGTGCTAACAATGGTACTGGTATACGCCCTTCTTCGGCCAATGACGAGTCTGGTGGTGGCGGTGCTGCAGGTGGAGATACAGATGCCAGCTCCAGGCGCCAGGCCACTAGGGTTTTTAAGAAAAGCTCCTCGAACGGTAAAATTACCGTGTATCTGGGGAAACGTGATTTCGTGGACCACAGCACTCATGTTGATCCCATCGATGGTGTGGTTTTTATAGATCCGGAATATGTAAAGGATCGCAAAGTATTTGGCCAGGTTTTGGCCGCCTTCAGATATGGTCGTGAGGATTTAGACGTATTGGGTTTGACGTTTCGCAAGGATTTGTATTTGGCCCATGAACAAATCTATCCGCAAACGCAAACTGAAAGGCCCCTGACAAGGCTACAGGAAAGGCTGATAAAAAAGTTGGGTCCCAATGCATATCCATTTTACTTTGAAGTTCCTCCCTACTGTCCAGCATCAGTGTCACTACAACCTGCCCCAGGCGATACTGGCAAATCCTGTGGCGTAGATTATGAATTAAAAGCCTTCGTTG GCGAACAAATCGACGACAAGCCTCATAAACGCAATTCCGTTCGTTTGACAATACGCAAGGTGATGTACGCCCCCTCAAAGGTGGGCGAACAACCCTCAATCGAAGTGAGTAAAGAATTTATGatgaaaccaaataaaattcatttggaGGCCAGTCTTGACAAAGAGCTATATCATCATGGCGAAAAGATATCGATTAATGTGCACGTGGCCAACAATTCGAATCGAACGGTGAAGAAAATCAAAGTTTATGTGCGCCAGTTTGCCGACATTTGTCTATTTTCGACGGCCCAATATAAATCGGTGGTGGCCGAAACGGAATCCGAAGATGGTTGCCAAGTATTGCCAGGCTTTACACTCTCCAAGGTATTCGAGCTTTGTCCACTGCTGGCAAATAACAAGGACAAGTGGGGCTTAGCTTTGGACGGTCAATTAAAACACGAGGACACAAATCTGGCCTCCAGTACACTGATCACAAATCCAGCACAACGCGAAAGTCTAGGCATCATTGTACACTATAAAGTCAAAGTGAAATTGCTAATAAGTGGGCCGTTGTTGGGCGGTGACTTGGTAGCCGAATTGCCATTTACTCTTATGCATCCCAAGCCCGAAGAGGAGGAGAATCCCTTGCTAAGCGATAAATCACCACGACAAAGTATACGCGATAATCAATTGGTGGTGGTGGCCGCTGAAGATGCCAACTCAAATTCCACTACAGCTGGCGTCCAAGAGGTACCAACTACCACAAATCTCATACAACTGGATGACGATGATGCCCAAGACGATGATATTATATTTGAAGATTTTGCCCGTCTACGATTAAAAGGTGCTGAAACAGAAGCTTAA